One window of the Solanum stenotomum isolate F172 chromosome 11, ASM1918654v1, whole genome shotgun sequence genome contains the following:
- the LOC125844967 gene encoding auxin-responsive protein SAUR21-like: protein MGIKVTPFIQANRILRRSSTGVPKGHCAVYVGESQKKRFVVPISYLSQPLFQDFLAQAEEEFGFDHPMGGLTKPCKEDVFIDLTSRLRKL from the coding sequence ATGGGTATCAAAGTGACTCCATTTATTCAAGCTAATCGAATCCTAAGGAGATCTTCAACAGGTGTTCCAAAAGGGCATTGTGCAGTATATGTAGGAGAGAGCCAGAAGAAGAGGTTTGTCGTGCCAATATCATACCTGAGCCAGCCTTTATTTCAAGACTTTTTAGCTCAAGCTGAAGAAGAGTTTGGCTTTGATCATCCAATGGGTGGTCTCACAAAACCTTGCAAGGAAGACGTGTTCATTGATCTTACTTCCCGATTGAGAAAATTATGA
- the LOC125846096 gene encoding PHD finger protein MALE MEIOCYTE DEATH 1-like, whose translation MKKGVSNFYEFHSFLDPGCPITPMGPFRDNIRYFLQECAEVEEYTVEGMPIWCTFLIHKSKGVLIPLYTIEENVKSSVRTFCDHCRCAGIESQFLIDPWFNKSKLCKIRLYPFNRRQEARDAARLHIGDTGLIDYVLKSTNNVIIGVYVVRRAVNRATRVLEYTIQELRNCDQPEQEKLPEPFQDYAVNPGADAYTDVLCLYNNLLLSFAESDELSLAVRIVSDSKQFLKEWPFRDDPDDSLLRFICCILPNSNGLEAVFSKGYPPGEVVEVPLHSTIGDLKIAVESAMRDTYCIIDNLMITDIAGMEQLEDYEVLFGIVQSGSELWVRGFGLDLDSELKNEGGSDNWTVNCRCGARDDDGERMVSCDICEIWQHTRCCGIEDSEVVPPLFVCEACCTSLAPPRAQNSFEFAHYGTAAALVPCASHFGMDLIY comes from the exons atgaagaagggAGTATCGAATTTCTATGAGTTTCATAGTTTTCTTGATCCAGGATGTCCGATTACGCCAATGGGTCCATTTCGTGATAATATTCGGTATTTTCTTCAGGAATGTGCTGAGGTTGAGGAGTATACAGTTGAAGGAATGCCAATTTGGTGTACGTTTTTGATTCATAAGAGTAAAGGTGTGCTGATTCCTCTTTACACCATTGAAGAGAATGTGAAGAGCTCTGTTAGAACTTTCTGTGATCACTGTCGATGTGCTG GTATAGAGAGTcagtttctgatagacccttggTTCAACAAAAGCAAGTTGTGCAAAATAAGGCTATATCCATTTAACAGGAG GCAAGAGGCGCGGGATGCTGCTCGTCTCCACATTGGCGATACAGGATTGATTGACTATGTGCTGAAATCAACGAACAATGTGATTATTGGAGTCTATGTAGTTCGACGTGCAGTGAACCGAGCCACGAGGGTGTTGGAGTACACGATTCAGGAACTTCGGAATTGTGATCAGCCTGAACAAGAAAAGCTCCCCGAGCCATTTCAGGACTATGCTGTTAATCCTGGAGCTGATGCGTACACTGATGTTTTATGCTTGTATAATAATCTTCTTCTGAGCTTCGCGGAATCTGATGAGTTAAGCCTGGCTGTTAGGATAGTATCAGACAGCAAGCAATTTTTGAAGGAATGGCCATTTCGTGATGATCCAGATGACAGCTTGTTGAGGTTCATTTGTTGCATTTTGCCAAATTCTAATGGTTTGGAAGCTGTATTTTCAAAGGGATATCCCCCAGGAGAGGTGGTTGAAGTTCCGCTACACTCAACAATTGGTGATCTAAAGATAGCAGTTGAGTCTGCAATGAGGGACACTTACTGCATTATAGACAATTTGATGATAACAGATATTGCAGGGATGGAGCAACTGGAAGATTATGAAGTGCTCTTTGGCATCGTCCAGTCTGGCTCAGAACTTTGGGTGAGGGGTTTCGGGTTGGATTTGGACAGTgagttgaaaaatgaaggagGGTCTGATAACTGGACAGTGAACTGTAGGTGTGGTGCTCGGGATGATGATGGTGAAAGGATGGTTTCATGTGATATATGTGAGATATGGCAGCATACTCGCTGCTGTGGCATCGAAGATTCTGAGGTTGTGCCACCATTGTTTGTCTGTGAGGCTTGCTGCACTTCACTTGCACCACCAAGAGCACAGAACAGCTTTGAGTTTGCTCATTATGGGACTGCTGCAGCACTAGTGCCTTGTGCTTCTCACTTTGGCATGGACCTGATATACTGA